Proteins encoded within one genomic window of Fragaria vesca subsp. vesca linkage group LG1, FraVesHawaii_1.0, whole genome shotgun sequence:
- the LOC101301906 gene encoding peptidyl-prolyl cis-trans isomerase CYP40-like, translated as MPRPRCYLDISIGGELEGRIVIELYNDVVPKTAENFRALCTGEKGISPTTGVPLHFKGVGFHRIIKGFMIQGGDISAGDGSGGESIYGAKFEDENFEIKHERKGMVSMANTGPDTNGSQFFITTTRTPHLDGKHVVFGRVVKGLGVARSIEHVIAKDDGEHVPTQEAVIAECGELAEGEDDGVCNFFKDGDVYPDWPVDLDEKHEEVSWWVVAVNAIKALGNEQFKKQDYKMALRKYRKALRYLDVCWELEDINEYNSSSLRQTKSQIFTNSSACRLKLGDLEGALLDTDFALRDWEDNVKAMFRQGQTYMALNDIDSAVESFKKALELEPNDGGIKKELQVAKKKVADRSEREKQAYSRMFNQ; from the exons ATGCCCAGGCCGAGGTGCTACCTGGACATCTCCATAGGAGGCGAGCTCGAGGGTAGAATCGTCATCGAGCTCTACAACGACGTCGTCCCGAAAACCGCGGAGAATTTCCGCGCCCTCTGCACCGGCGAGAAAGGCATTTCCCCCACCACCGGCGTCCCCCTCCATTTCAAG GGAGTTGGTTTCCACCGCATTATCAAGGGGTTTATGATCCAAGGCGGGGACATTTCCGCCGGAGACGGGAGCGGCGGAGAGTCGATTTACGGCGCGAAATTCGAGGACGAGAATTTCGAGATTAAGCATGAGAGGAAGGGGATGGTGTCGATGGCGAATACCGGGCCGGATACTAACGGGTCGCAGTTTTTCATTACGACTACTAGGACTCCGCATTTGGATGGGAAGCATGTTGTGTTTGGGAGGGTGGTTAAGGGATTGGGGGTTGCGAGGTCGATTGAGCATGTGATTGCTAAGGATGATGGGGAGCATGTGCCGACTCAGGAGGCTGTGATTGCGGAATGTGGAGAGCTGGCTGAGGGGGAAGATGATGGGGTGTGTAATTTTTTTAAAGATGGGGATGTGTATCCGGATTGGCCGGTTGATCTTGATGAGAAGCATGAGGAGGTTTCGTGGTGGGTTGTGGCTGTGAATGCGATTAAGGCACTTGGAAATGAGCAGTTTAAG AAGCAGGACTATAAGATGGCGCTGAGGAAGTATCGCAAGGCTTTGCGGTACTTGGATGTGTGCTGGGAGTTGGAGGATATCAATGAAT ATAACAGCTCCTCTTTGCGGCAGACAAAGTCTCAGATATTCACTAATAGCTCA GCTTGTAGATTGAAATTAGGAGACCTAGAAGGAGCATTGTTGGACACAGACTTTGCATTGCGTGATTGGGAGGATAATGTGAAGGCTATGTTTCGCCAAGGCCAG ACATATATGGCACTAAATGACATCGACTCTGCAGTTGAAAGCTTCAAAAAGGCACTGGAATTGGAACCAAATGATG GAGGAATTAAGAAAGAGCTTCAGGTTGCTAAAAAGAAG GTTGCTGATAGGAGTGAGAGAGAAAAGCAAGCATATTCTAGAATGTTCAACCAATGA
- the LOC101302201 gene encoding peroxidase 10-like: protein MEHTCYTLLTCVTLFCFLFISPPLVSSQQLNYKFYDSSCPNLTKIVQQGVWSAIANDSRIAASLLRLHFHDCFVNGCDASVLLDDTSTLQGEKNAFPNKDSARGFEVIDKIKSNLEEACPSTVSCTDILTLAATSAVYFSGGPYWPVALGRRDGTTASKDAANNDLPSPFEPLENITAKFTAKGLDMKDVVVLSGAHTIGFAQCFTFKPRLFNFDDSGKPDPTLDTSLLTNLQSVCPNQADSDTKLAPLDPVTSTKFDNVYFKRLVNNSGLLQSDQVLMGDNRTASMVISYSRFPYLFNKDFGASMVKMANIGVLTGQSGQIRKNCRVVN, encoded by the exons ATGGAGCATACTTGCTATACACTTCTTACTTGTGTTACCTTGTTTTGCTTCTTGTTCATAAGCCCTCCTCTTGTATCCTCTCAGCAGCTTAATTATAAGTTCTATGATTCCTCTTGTCCCAACTTGACCAAGATTGTTCAACAAGGCGTTTGGTCAGCTATCGCCAACGATTCTAGGATTGCAGCCTCACTCTTGCGGCTTCACTTCCATGACTGCTTTGTTAAT GGATGTGATGCATCTGTATTACTTGATGATACTAGCACTCTTCAAGGGGAGAAAAATGCATTTCCCAACAAAGATTCAGCCAGAGGCTTTGAGGTGATCGACAAAATCAAGTCAAATTTGGAGGAAGCTTGCCCATCCACCGTTTCTTGTACTGATATTCTCACCCTTGCAGCAACTTCAGCTGTTTACTTT AGCGGAGGGCCATATTGGCCTGTAGCCCTGGGTCGCCGGGACGGCACTACCGCAAGTAAAGATGCAGCTAACAATGATCTGCCATCACCATTTGAGCCCTTGGAGAACATCACAGCAAAGTTCACGGCAAAAGGCCTTGATATGAAGGATGTTGTTGTTCTCTCAG GTGCACACACTATTGGCTTTGCTCAATGCTTCACATTCAAGCCAAGACTGTTCAACTTTGATGACTCTGGCAAACCAGACCCGACATTAGACACATCACTTCTTACAAATCTACAAAGCGTTTGCCCAAATCAAGCTGATTCTGACACCAAACTGGCTCCATTGGATCCTGTCACTTCAACCAAGTTTGATAATGTTTACTTCAAGAGACTGGTGAACAATTCTGGGCTTCTCCAATCGGACCAGGTTCTTATGGGAGACAATAGGACTGCATCAATGGTCATCAGCTATAGCAGATTTCCTTATCTGTTTAACAAGGACTTTGGAGCATCCATGGTGAAGATGGCAAATATAGGTGTGCTCACCGGACAAAGTGGTCAAATCAGGAAGAATTGTAGGGTGGTGAACTAG
- the LOC101302491 gene encoding peroxidase 10-like, translating into MDHITYKLSYVALLCLLFLSPPFVSSELSYKFYDSSCPNLSKIVQDGVRSAIANDSRIAASLLRLHFHDCFVSGCDASILLDDTSTLKGEKNALPNKDSARGYEVIDKIKLALEEACPCTVSCTDILTLAATSAVYFSGGPYWPVALGRRDGLTASIDAANNDLPSPFEPLENITAKFAAKGLDLQDVVVLSGAHTIGFAQCFTFKTRLFNFGDSGKPDPVLDTSTLTKLQRVCPNQADSDTKLAPLDSVTSTKFDNFYFKRLVNKSGLLQSDQLLMGDNRTASMVISYSRFANLFNKDFGASMVKMANIGVLTGQNGQIRRNCRVVNSNKY; encoded by the exons ATGGATCACATTACCTACAAGCTTTCCTATGTTGCCTTGCTCTGCCTCTTGTTCCTAAGCCCTCCTTTTGTTTCCTCTGAGCTCAGTTATAAGTTCTATGATTCCTCTTGTCCCAACTTGAGCAAAATTGTTCAAGATGGCGTTCGGTCTGCTATTGCAAATGATTCTAGGATTGCAGCCTCACTATTGCGGCTTCACTTCCATGATTGCTTTGTTAGT GGGTGTGATGCATCTATACTACTTGATGATACAAGCACTCTTAAGGGGGAGAAAAATGCCCTGCCCAACAAAGATTCAGCAAGAGGCTATGAAGTGATTGACAAAATCAAGTTAGCCCTGGAGGAAGCTTGCCCATGCACTGTTTCTTGTACTGACATACTCACTCTTGCAGCAACCTCAGCAGTTTATTTT AGCGGAGGTCCATATTGGCCAGTAGCATTGGGTCGCCGAGACGGCTTAACGGCAAGCATAGATGCAGCAAACAACGACTTGCCATCACCTTTTGAGCCCTTGGAAAATATTACTGCAAAGTTTGCTGCAAAAGGCCTTGATTTACAAGATGTTGTTGTCCTCTCAG GTGCACACACCATAGGCTTTGCTCAGTGCTTCACATTCAAGACAAGACTGTTCAACTTTGGTGACTCAGGCAAACCTGACCCTGTATTAGACACATCAACTTTAACAAAATTACAAAGAGTCTGCCCAAATCAAGCTGATTCTGATACCAAATTGGCTCCACTTGATTCTGTCACTTCCACCAAATTTGACAACTTTTACTTCAAACGACTCGTGAACAAATCTGGGCTTCTACAGTCAGACCAGCTTCTCATGGGGGACAATAGGACTGCTTCAATGGTGATCAGCTATAGCAGATTTGCAAATCTGTTCAACAAGGACTTTGGAGCATCAATGGTGAAGATGGCAAACATAGGTGTTCTCACTGGACAAAATGGACAGATCAGGAGGAATTGTAGGGTGGTGAATTCGAATAAATATTAG
- the LOC101297008 gene encoding putative ribosomal protein S6 kinase alpha-1-like, with product MDNGSSSPGPHHRRVLRDYTFVLLLFLMLDSTMRWFASSSSSSAPSSSSSPKKKGREEGGWLFRSRRKIAQQQRKLLNVGRDFDGAVSKCPSAPGSEAALGSPQPLPLPEEANRRGRRCSRCSSWGHDNCMPFPAPSVFSCQDTPKNNNQVRETVSSRRSNRDRNRLQINEHDLRLDFPVRSAPTSPCASPRFSPRRTPGDLGTPSRNQGWSAPEMNSNDMTQPPSAFLDVFSNESSPINSPTGRSPLRQPQGSSPLHPLLSVTSEVHPLPLPPGASLPSPSVPPSPSLLSPQPAVTPKQESQPIKGQWQKGKLIGRGTFGSVYVATNRKTGALCAMKEVELLPDDPKSAECIKQLQQEIKVLSQLKHPNIVQYYGSEIVEDRFFIYLEYVHPGSINKYVHEHYDGAMTEAVVRSFTRHILSGLAYLHSKKTIHRDIKGANLLVDSFGVVKLADFGMAKHLSGHVGNLSLKGSPYWMAPELMQSEMNKDNSSDLALAVDIWSLGCTIIEMFTGKPPWSQYEGAAAMFKVIKDTPPIPETLSPEGKDFLRCCFQRNPAERSTAAMLLDHRFVKSSQPQEVPSTTYASNGMNLMERPHTPTELERRLDSSVMIPNIGMQLTTGKAAL from the exons ATGGACAATGGATCTTCTTCTCCAGGACCTCATCATCGTCGAGTCTTACGTGATTACACTTTTGTCCTCCTCCTCTTCCTCATGCTAGACTCCACCATGCGTTGGTTTGCTTCGTCGTCATCATCGTCTGCTCCCTCGTCGTCGTCATCGCCGAAGAAGAAGGGGAGGGAGGAGGGCGGGTGGCTTTTCCGGTCGAGGAGGAAGATTGCGCAGCAGCAGAGGAAGCTTCTTAACGTGGGGAGAGACTTTGACGGTGCAGTAAGCAAATGCCCCAGCGCGCCGGGGTCAGAGGCCGCGCTGGGGAGTCCGCAGCCTCTTCCTTTGCCGGAAGAGGCCAACCGCCGAGGGAGGAGGTGTTCTCGCTGCAGCTCATGGGGACATGACAACTGCATGCCCTTCCCGGCTCCCAG TGTGTTTTCTTGCCAAGATACTCCAAAGAATAACAATCAAGTACGTGAGACAGTATCGTCTAGGAGGAGTAACCGAGATCGAAATCGTTTACAGATCAATGAACATGATCTCAGGCTCGATTTTCCTGTTAGAAGTGCACCTACTAGTCCGTGCGCAAGTCCTAGATTCAGCCCACGCAGAACTCCTGGTGATTTGGGGACTCCTTCGAGAAATCAAGGCTGGTCTGCACCGGAGATGAATAGTAATGATATGACTCAACCTCCCTCTGCCTTCTTAGATGTATTTAGTAATGAAAGTTCCCCTATAAACAGTCCCACCGGTAGAAGTCCCCTTCGACAACCACAAGGATCATCACCACTGCATCCCCTGTTATCTGTAACCTCTGAAGTCCATCCATTGCCTCTGCCTCCTGGAGCAAGTCTTCCTTCACCTAGTGTACCACCATCACCAAGCCTACTATCACCACAACCTGCAGTCACACCTAAGCAAGAGTCCCAGCCGATTAAAGGGCAATGGCAAAAGGGAAAGCTCATTGGTCGTGGCACGTTTGGCAGTGTTTATGTTGCTACCAATAG AAAAACTGGAGCTTTATGTGCAATGAAGGAAGTTGAACTACTTCCTGATGACCCGAAATCAGCAGAGTGTATAAAGCAGCTACAGCAG GAAATCAAAGTCCTCAGCCAGCTCAAGCATCCTAATATTGTTCAGTACTATGGAAGTGAAATT GTTGAAGATCGTTTTTTTATATACCTGGAGTATGTTCATCCTGGTTCTATTAACAAATATGTTCATGAACATTATGATGGAGCTATGACAGAAGCTGTTGTTCGCAGTTTTACTCGCCATATACTCTCTGGGTTGGCTTACTTGCACAGCAAAAAAACAATACACAG GGACATCAAAGGGGCTAATTTGCTTGTGGATTCATTTGGGGTTGTCAAGCTAGCTGACTTTGGAATGGCAAAACAT CTTTCAGGACATGTAGGGAATCTTTCTTTAAAGGGAAGTCCATACTGGATGGCTCCAGAG CTGATGCAATCTGAGATGAATAAAGATAACAGCTCTGATTTGGCTCTTGCTGTTGATATATGGAGTTTGGGTTGTACTATTATTGAAATGTTCACAGGAAAACCTCCGTGGAGTCAGTATGAAGGG GCTGCAGCCATGTTTAAAGTCATTAAGGATACTCCACCAATTCCAGAAACATTGTCGCCTGAGGGTAAGGATTTCCTCAGGTGCTGCTTCCAAAGAAATCCTGCTGAGAGATCAACTGCTGCAATGCTATTAGACCATCGATTTGTAAAAAGCTCCCAGCCGCAGGAAGTCCCATCTACAACCTATGCCTCTAATGGGATGAATCTCATG GAAAGACCCCACACTCCAACTGAACTTGAAAGAAGACTTGATAGTTCAGTGATGATTCCCAACATCGGCATGCAATTGACTACGGGAAAGGCAGCTCTCTGA
- the LOC101303065 gene encoding 50S ribosomal protein L25-like: MARWWRSAGGGLRSLLSSPNPSLQSQSSLYHTIQAIPREFTGNRISAKDRAQGRIPAVVFAQPPPENSPKPTGRSIARKHLLTTERKQIQAILNSVELPYFCSTTFPLQIRAGSGSSVLLESGKVLPVKIHRDEESGKILNLVFVWADEGSELKVDVPVTFKGEDVCPGLKKGGHLNKIRTSLKYLCPAEHIPPKIEVDISNLDIGDRVCLPDVKVHPSLKLLSKNDVIPICKIVATKLETPEPAGV; this comes from the exons ATGGCCAGGTGGTGGCGCTCAGCCGGCGGAGGCCTCCGCTCGCTTCTCTCCTCCCCAAACCCCTCTCTCCAATCCCAATCCTCTCTCTACCACACCATCCAAGCCATCCCCAGAGAGTTCACCGGAAACCGAATCTCCGCCAAAGACAGAGCCCAGGGTCGAATCCCCGCCGTCGTCTTCGCCCAGCCGCCGCCGGAAAACAGCCCCAAGCCCACCGGCCGATCCATCGCCAGAAAACACTTGCTGACGACTGAAAGAAAGCAGATTCAGGCCATTCTCAACTCCGTCGAGCTCCCCTATTTCTGCTCCACCACATTTCCGCTCCAGATCCGGGCCGGGTCCGGGTCCTCGGTTCTGCTTGAATCCGGGAAAGTCCTACCCGTCAAG ATTCATAGAGATGAGGAGAGTGGGAAGATACTGAACTTGGTGTTTGTTTGGGCCGATGAGGGCTCCGAGTTGAAGGTGGATGTTCCGGTTACTTTCAAAGGTGAAGATGTTTGCCCTGGTCTCAAAAAAG GCGGTCATCTGAACAAAATTAGAACAAGTCTAAAGTACCTTTGCCCTGCCGAACACATTCCTCCCAAAATTGAGGTGGATATCAGCAATCTAGATATAGGAGATAGGGTGTGCCTTCCTGATGTTAAGGTTCATCCATCCCTGAAGCTTCTAAGCAAGAACGATGTTATACCCATATGTAAGATAGTTGCAACGAAGTTGGAAACCCCAGAACCGGCAGGAGTTTAG